The Montipora foliosa isolate CH-2021 chromosome 6, ASM3666993v2, whole genome shotgun sequence genome includes the window cagagaaattctacgcatttcccactaccctctcgatcctacgaaaatacgctcagaaggctctatgcacaaggccaccacttagcaggggagtgacaggcaagacttttcccgacacggaaaataaaaaaacccgcgaaatgaaaccgagattccgactgggtttggcaacccagtaattatagGTGAAACGGAGTGATTCAAGGCATAGTTAACGTTTCTTTCCTTGAAGAGGTCCTTTTGCACGAAGCAATTGCATGTCATTGGATAGATGAACATAGTATTATAGTATTATCGTACACCAGTCAGTAGTAACTCATGATTGTGTTTATTGCAGTTCATAGTTTACACAAGATTTCAAGTTTATATTGAGGGCTTTGAATCAAAGAATTACAACAGGAAAAAGTACGTACATTTTTGTACTTGCATTTCTTAACACTTCATTACTTGTAAATGATTTACGTGATTTACAATATACAGCTTACATAAGATTTCATATTAAATTGACGGCTTTCATTCAGAATTACAACAGGAAAAATATGTACATTTTCACAAACGAGTTTGTATTTCTCAACACTTCAAGTTACTGGTAAATAGTTCCAATATCTTCTTTGCGTACCCTATTAAGCGGTCTGAAAACGTTTGTAGGACGCCTATAACGAGCTAAATCCGGTGGCAATAGCCCTTCTCTCTAGTGGCTGTTAACAGAATAAGTCAACATGGCTGCGAAGAGCCCAAGCTTTCTTTACGTCCTTGCTAAAGGgctaatattttcttttgtatgaAAATATTTGGAATTGCTTGTTTTGTACGGTTGGTTCAAGGTCAGTTTTTAATTCTGCGCgggttgtttttcttttccagcGAGACTTTCAGCAAATATTCCGTCGAAACCACAGACTTGGTTGCTCTTCGCGGAGtttagaaacaaaagaaaacaacttcTCAGGTAAAACGTCCGCCATGGCATTCCACTAAAGCGAGGAATTCTGCAATAAGCAAGAATAAAGAAAGTACCACTAGTTATGCAACGTTTTCGAAAGGTGAGTGTGTATAATTAGAAATACAAGGGAcgagtaacaacaacaacaacacctttATTCGCCTTGTACATACATACACTAATATAGATAGAGTAGGATATTCCATGGTATATCATGTCATAAAAAATACAATGACGAACAGAGTCAATGCGACGTACGCGCAGCGCACAGTGGGAAAGTTGGGTGTAATACCGTCGAATAGATAACAGCTTttctgtaatctgattggctgtattaTTTTTATGCCATGGTAGATATTGTGCGGCCTCGGGCAGCATATTCAAGACCTCAGTCATAGTCTTCATTTCACTATAGGAACATTCCAGGTAAATAACATATATGTCTGCCGCTTTGAAAATATGACGCTACAATTACGTCtcgatttatttattatatatttatCATCGCCGTTAGCTACTATTTTCTTTTCCCAGGGCTACCCCCTTTGTTCGGGCTTTTTAGTCAAACACCCTAAGGTGAACCCTCTCGACGAAGTCAAGGCACAATAGAGAGTCTCAGGACAGACTAGGATATTATAGGAAATAAACTAAAAACGCACCTGCCCAGTGACTTAAATCCCATTTTACCCCTCTCAGGACCCTCATTCAGACTCCGTCCACGCTACGCcggaaaaatttgaaaacgcagaTTTCTGTCTACTGTTACGCCCACTGTCCACACTAATATGTCATGAAAACCAAGCTTTTCGAAAACGCTCTTCAAGCTGGAGTAATTTGAAAATGCCGGCTTTGCATTTTAGTGTAGACGGAAAACATTTTGAAGAAAACGAAGACGTCACGATAATCATGTGATTTCCCTGACGGAGTTTTCCTCAAACAGAAATGCAAAATGACTTATGGCTGTTGCGTTTTTAAATTCCTTCGGTGGAGTGTGGACGGAAAACATTTGTTGCAGAGTAAAAAggctgttttcaaatttctctggCGTAGCGGGAACGGGGCCTGAGTATAAACACTGAATAGAGCTGAAACTAGTGACCTTAGGATTGGATCCCAAACACTAGCTTAATGACTAACCCCAAgagaaacagtgagttttgtttccccgagaccctcaatgttaggggtcgaggaaaaaataaaaactcacAGATTCCCGTGAAGCCAGTCACTAAAAGTAATTCATTTCAAGagatttgtatggagacgccatgctGGCTGGAaaccaacaaaaacatctgTCACTGAGTTTCCCACACAAGCCTGGGAAACTCAACAAAAATTACAATAGTGCTTTTTCCAATACTGTTCAGATAGCCAAATTCCATGAAATACATCACTTTTTAGCTCTCTCGGCCACCGTGTAAACGTCGCGTCacgcaaagtttaaaaattcaagggttGTCTGTCACAAAAACCAAGAACCCATTGTGTGTGCCATATATCTGTCGTTAAGTAGTACGTCTTTCCATTAGTACTTGATAACGGTTGGACAAATATTTATCGCAGCGAAACTCAATTTAAAAACTTCACAGACTGGAGTTAAGATGAATCAAGGAGGTTCGATTCTTCTGTCAGTGTAGCGGATCTCAAAGAGTAAGAATCGAGATTTGAACCGTTCCACTAGCCCGCTAAACAGATATGCTTTAGCGTGCGATATAATTACAatgaataaatttattttagttGATTAATCAGTAATTCCCAGAGCTTCCCgctttcaggggcacccaacgagaatgtagaatgtattttggtatttaaacggtagatataggcatatttttatcccctaaaaaattttcatgtgttcggatttcctagctgaaagtttagtgatccgaaaattatagggatcaaaacttaccttttcgaaaatgtcagccagaaaaaaggctctcgaaaattctaggtgatctttttaggataaaaatccgttaaaaatgggcaactataccattttttagatgttcgaaaatcctaggacaggcatgCAAGCAAGAAATTGTACAACAAATggtccgaaaattctagatctcaaattgtagattttttccgaaaattgacgttgggtgcccctgcgcATTCAAACATTCCCCGTTcaaaagattcccgcttttaaagaatcctcattttaaagattcctgcttttaaagattccccgttttaaagattccctgcttttaaagattccccgcttttaaagattcccaaTTTTAaggattcccgcttttaaagattccccgttacCCATTCCCCATTCCCATTCCCCATTCCCATTCACCGATTCAACCTTTTAAAGATAGCcgttatgaaactggacaagttcctttctttcatgtttttgtccgtatttttggccttgaccctgcacaaaacacgccttttttcgagaagataaccaatcaaatccttcgattaaattatgcgcagctaatttgcgaacccatgcgaagcgaaaacatctacatctacatctacatgttccagcactcggcaaaatCCCTTtatgacttgtggctgtttctgcttaggtggcctcatataccacaagcctttttagagacatcaccgccaagccggccacttctgctggagagaacaggacagccacaacaccggggactttatccgctactcttctcgaatagtgtttgggttctttaacgtcccacaagatcctgagtgttgatccggccgggattcgaacccgcgacctcccgcatgtcagcccgatgctcaaccaactgagctcaACCaattcaaccaactgagccaccggtgcgcggttatcaaagggtcacggtcaattcaacatcgattgcaacaacattgctCTCGCTTTTGGAAGTTCTAacgtttcataaccagtccctcgattaactatgccGTAACTATTATCTTAGGACAGCTATTGACGAGTCTTCAAAACCAATAACTCACCTTGGTAACTAATTTTTCTGTCCCTTTCTAGGTCTGCAATCACTATCAGTTCGTTTAGTTCCTCCGTTGGAATTCTCTTGTCCATATTTAATAGAATGTAGCGTAGCTCCGCTGAATCGACGTAACCTTTGTTATCGGCGTCGAAAATTCTGAACGCTAGCATTGTGTCGGCTTCTCGTTCATCTGGTTTCTTCTGATCTTCCATTATTAGTTTAACAAACTCTGGGAAGTCGATCACACCGTTTCTTAAAAGTGTGCAAATCCCAAGTTGTTCGTGAGTAAAAccgtaaattttaaaaataagcaTCCGCTAATGTACCCTAGTTATATTTTCTCACCTTTCTGTAACAACATTTTTCTTGGGACTCTAAAAGAAACTCGAGTTAACGCTTTTAAAACGTCTCtagttttcaaaacgatgctaTCTTTCCAATTAGCGAATCTAACATCAAGTCGGTTCATGGCTGATTCTTCTTGAATGACTGGAATGATTTGGTTATCAGACTTACCAGGCTTTTAACTGACTTTCGATCAATCAGCGAActgatattatttttatcatttattttattgttcatgCATAATAAAATGCAGGACGACTGTCCTTGTATCGGCGACAATAAGTTTAAGGTTTACTGTAGATCCCTGTGGCGAAATAAAGAAAATCCAGCGCAAAAAAATAacggaaaaaacaagcattcaAGGGGAACCACAGACGGATGGATGGGCCAGCTGATACACTCAGTGCGCGGAAAAGAAATTCACAAATAAGAGACATAACAATTCTTCATCTGAAGACAACGCAGATTTTTAAAACCCCTTTTAAAGACAGTTTCTATTAGACGAAAACGACTCTGATCACTTGAGGTAGCTTTTTAACTCCCTAGGGGGAACACAACAGCTACTTAGTTCACTAATTTAATTTCAGGTTTACACGGAAGTTTGTTTCTCACAAACAAGATTTCCTTTGTTGAGCACTTATGTAACGTTCTACTCATTGCTTTATACACGCACAGAAATAAACAGCTGATATAAACAATGTACCTCTGGTGAAGAATATTAATCTTTCTTTGCATAGAGGTATTTTCCCAGACATACTGAAAGTTGCTGAAGTTATCTATCCATGTTTtcagtgtatttttttttttaagttacaGATCAATCTTTATCACctaattattctttgaaaaagttatgtACAACCGTCTTATGCAATTTGCTGAAACATACAATTTCGGATTTAGGAAAAGTCACTCGACTTCTCTTAAGTTCAATCTGGCCTCTCCCGCCATCAATTGGAATGATTCAATCACCGCCGTGTTTTCTTAGATCTTcctaaagcttttgacactcttAGCCATCATTTCTTGTTTACTAAATTGAGGCATTACAGTGTTGGAAACTGAATTTCGACAGCACTCACCATTCGGTAGAGCTTTTCAAAATGCACTCGCCCGGTGTAATTTTCACTTTTTCACTCACCCAGAAGGCCGATTCCCGCCCCCAGTTCCCCAATCTCTGCAACCACCGCTATGTAACTACGTCAGTTATGAAACACGTTTCATAACTTTTTCATAGAGTTTTATTGCGTTGTcgaggaacgagagaacgcatcctaatttcGTTTCGCAagcgcgagaaatcgagattttttgtgacgactgcaaattggccaccTCTCTCAGTTTTTTTCAGGGGTCTTTGGGCCTCGATTTCGTGTCCCTCTGCACGTCATGCTTGTTCTCTTTTGTggcttctttcgttgttttcgacGTTTTAGGGTTTTCTTTGaactggtttttaactctgattgcattcgacaaaaaagaGAATGCAGTGTCAATGcagcctggagtgagagtttttggacgggcgaaaacaaattacatcatcgcaaagcacgTGCATACGAGACGATTTGttcgcgatcgctcgtttctagaagtttttattcttgaccgagcgtggcctgtttggtcaggatgccagatgttgttaaaataaaccacggataaacggaaacgcgagagcaaatgttccagatgttagctgatatttgtgcttccatcTCAGAATACCCGGAGTACTTGGTGtgacaataagcacttaatgactggccccaagggaaacagtgagttttgtttccccgagaccctcaatgttccccgaggcgaagccgagggaaacattgaggtcgtgcacgacctgatcacgtgtgagtcgaaagttcaagttgttgttgccctagggcgtcatgaagttttgaccaatgacacttgacacgttctcctccaatcagaaaacgtatttgagttgggaggtataacaagtattctttttaaaaattagcctgtatgcttaaacattaccagtaaaagtgaaaatgagacgttttaACAACATGAATTATTtgcgagtttaccgaaactggagccgtcacgcaaaacttctatagcattctagaactgttcTAGTTGGAAGAGGTAGGGATCatttgatattctagaactttagagattttagcGATTTGAGAACCCTcaaaagaccttacatattctagagctttagaaatcttagactgacaacatggaccatggatattctagaattgtagaacgtttagagattttagaagcccgaaagggatcgtttgatattctagaactttagagattttagagatgTTAGAGcccccaaaagaccttacatatATTCTAGTGCTTTAGAAGTTTTAGACTCGCAACATGGATCatagatattctagaactttagaacttttagagattttagaacccctcttcagcaggggcacccaacgtcaattttcggaaaatatctgttcggaagacgatttcaGATCtggaattttcggaacatttcttgtaaaatttcctgcttgcctgcctgtccaaggattttcgaacatctgaaaaatggtataattgcccatttttaacgaatttttttaccctaaaaaggtcacctacaatactagacatatttagttggaacactcagcgaatggtcagaatcatcgtgttacaagatcgtagcttataccacatccccttcccccattcaggaaggggaaaacggcgatgggtgttccaacaaatgtgacgagtattttagcctaccaaaaatattaaaatgctggttaactttgacaaggagttgagatttcggttgattctacaggggcgtaaacgtaacgtaagaaccgtgcgtgtctggtcttctcgagacagaggtgagagatgatttcatgcagagtgGAACGCCTAAAgcgctctgttgtaaacatggcggttcacagcaccagtgaagtcgtctctctggcctttctgtggacgaattccaggacctaacGCTGTATTTTgcctgtaggactgggtggctccacactcataagaaaatctatgaaataagaatcgggggtcttcccttgtcatggaacggccgaattacccagaattccttttgggaatgaaggaggcaagcggagactggtcctcatcaaatgaggaaaaagtagcgagaagaagatttctaggcggatactaaggtgTAGCCAAGGTGCCTGCTGTTAACttagactttttatcataggaaattcggcctggcctttagtaatttcttgtcaaagaaacggtataatgtaaataagagagtaatgagatttatatttgcgattacctctcctcttacgtaccacttaagtcaaactctacatctctatgcaataagcgcattcaaaatttcctcatattattgtataaaagtagttaaagaaagaaaaggcttgtccatatgaaaaatacgttttctctcccgttctcttcttatgcatgatcttcgtggaacttacattctgtccctcaataaacctagaacaaccagttatggtcttagttcttttttttacgtattaactaagtacgttgcgaaatgcgctacctgatttttcccgtaccactgagtttactggttttaaactaatccagggccggattttgtacagcggcttttcgttttgattaatatatctttaaatattatttaatatttagttatgtatctgtatatattatgtatgttagctgcaatgtctcgaagatgttattcagaaattcgagatgaaataaagttttatgcatgcatgtatgttaccttcggcagggcgcatgtgtgcactttgtaatctgcgactccagtgcttaccatatgacagataaaatgacttttctcttgaatatgtAAGCCATTGAAAttttacgttaaattgtaatgacaagggaggtttggagctgtgagttggcgtgggatttgtctcgtatggtttaggggccgacatatccctctcTCAATGCcataccgggaggcgaggtcggtagcagaaagcagcgaagggccaaatgcgtccaaaagcgatcgcacgggccgaaatcctgggatgactcgtttggtacgacgctccagcgccacgtctggaggtactgcatatttttgtcgtctcgtcttcaaacattctgtcagcgcatgcgtgcgtaaatgttcagcctctccgatacctacaatactagacatatttagttggaacacttagcgaatggtcagattcatcgtgttacaagatcgtagcttataccacatcccccttcccccaattcaatgttgtgtgagaatttttcgggcgactactagtagttgtggaattcaacattggaggaagggggaaacggggatgggtgttccaacgaatgtgacgagtattgtagaattgtcgggagccttttttctggctgaaattttcgaaaaggtaagttttgatccctataattttcggatcacaagactttcagctaggaaatccgaacagatgaaaaatttttagggcataaaaatatgcctatatctaccgtttaaataccaaaatacgtttaacaatgctatgtttaagtggttttgaactatattcttgtTGTGTGCCCCTGCTTCAGGTCTAGCATTCTACATCGCGTACTGATTTTAGAGGTTCTTGAACCTTTTAGCTATAGATTTCTAGACTTTAGAGACATGCCCtcagtctttttaaaataactctaaaatagAAGATAGTTGTAGATGAGTTCTATCTTCTAATGACAATATCTGCACCTTtctcacgcaacgtgtcatcaaaggtcacATCAAATCGCATTAAAAGCAAGGAAATCAAAATCCACTGAACAatagtggactttgtcagtatgttatatgtctgtaaaacttcagcCGTTCACATAAAGATCATGATTTCAGCAACAGACAACTACTATCACAGGCGGAGGccgcactcctaatctttgattactaatagtgcgagaaatcgagattttttgttactttgggcctcgttttcgtgtccaTCTGCTACGTCATGCTTGTTCTCTTTTGTggcttctttcgttgttttcgacgttttggggttttctttgaacTGGTTACTaactctgattgcattcgacaaaaaagagaatatagtcccaatgcagcctggagtgagagtttttggtcgggcgaaaacaaattacatcatcgcaaagcacgtgtatacgagacgatttttagaagtttttattctggatcGAGCGTCAGGATGCgagatgacgtgcttttgttt containing:
- the LOC138006944 gene encoding calmodulin-like; translated protein: MNRLDVRFANWKDSIVLKTRDVLKALTRVSFRVPRKMLLQKEFVKLIMEDQKKPDEREADTMLAFRIFDADNKGYVDSAELRYILLNMDKRIPTEELNELIVIADLERDRKISYQEFLALVECHGGRFT